One Candidatus Binatia bacterium DNA segment encodes these proteins:
- a CDS encoding cation acetate symporter — protein sequence MGIQGWTYLLVGLSFALYIGVALWARARSTADFFVASGDVPPVMNGMATAADWMSAASFISMAGLISFMGYDGSVYLMGWTGGYVLLALLVAPYLRKFDQFTVPDFIGDRYASKAARIVAVACAIFISFTYVAGQMRGVGIVFSRFLDVEIETGVVVGMAIVFFYAVLGGMKGITYTQVAQYCVLIFSYLVPAIFISMLMTGNLVPQIGFGSTLSDGSGVALLDRLDSLSTELGFVAFTQGTKTTFDVFCITAALMIGTAGLPHVIVRFYTVPKVAAARSSAGWALLFIAILYTTAPAVAAFARTNLLETIPGRAYTELPAWVHNWEKIGLVKFEDHDGDGIVTYAGPASDKKNELTIDPDIMVLANPEIANLPAWVVGLVAAGALAAALSTAAGLLLVISSSVAHDLMKKSLTPDMDEKTELRWARVASGVAVLIAGWFGIHPPGFVAQVVAFAFGLAAASIFPAVTMGIFSKRMNQAGAIAGMVAGLTFTAGYIIYFKFIVPEANTSEHWLWGISPEGIGALGMVINFAIAYLVTAFTAPPPASSIALVERIRQP from the coding sequence ATGGGCATTCAGGGCTGGACCTATCTGCTCGTCGGACTCTCGTTCGCGCTGTATATCGGCGTGGCTCTCTGGGCACGCGCTCGCTCGACCGCTGACTTCTTTGTCGCCTCGGGGGATGTGCCGCCGGTGATGAACGGCATGGCGACCGCGGCCGACTGGATGTCGGCGGCGTCGTTTATCTCGATGGCCGGGCTGATCTCGTTTATGGGCTATGATGGATCGGTCTATTTGATGGGCTGGACGGGTGGCTATGTATTGCTGGCCCTGCTGGTGGCGCCTTACCTGCGTAAATTCGACCAATTCACCGTGCCGGACTTCATCGGGGATCGCTACGCGTCCAAGGCGGCGCGCATTGTGGCCGTGGCATGTGCCATCTTTATCTCGTTTACTTATGTCGCGGGCCAGATGCGTGGTGTCGGCATCGTTTTCTCGCGCTTTCTGGATGTCGAGATCGAAACCGGCGTGGTCGTCGGGATGGCGATTGTGTTTTTCTATGCCGTGCTGGGCGGCATGAAGGGCATCACCTACACCCAAGTCGCCCAATATTGCGTGCTGATCTTCTCGTATCTGGTGCCCGCAATCTTTATCTCGATGCTGATGACCGGGAACCTGGTCCCGCAGATCGGGTTCGGCTCGACGCTCTCGGACGGCTCGGGGGTTGCCCTGCTCGATCGCCTCGACAGTCTCAGTACCGAACTCGGATTTGTCGCCTTCACGCAGGGAACGAAAACAACCTTCGACGTCTTTTGCATCACCGCGGCTCTGATGATCGGGACGGCCGGACTGCCGCACGTGATCGTGCGGTTCTATACCGTGCCCAAGGTCGCTGCCGCGCGCTCGTCTGCAGGCTGGGCGCTGTTGTTCATCGCTATCCTCTATACAACTGCGCCAGCGGTCGCGGCGTTTGCACGCACGAACCTTTTGGAAACCATCCCCGGTCGCGCCTACACCGAGCTGCCGGCATGGGTGCATAATTGGGAAAAGATCGGCCTGGTCAAATTCGAGGACCATGACGGCGACGGGATCGTGACTTACGCCGGGCCTGCCAGTGACAAGAAAAACGAGCTGACTATTGACCCCGACATCATGGTGCTGGCCAACCCCGAAATTGCCAACTTGCCGGCCTGGGTGGTGGGCCTGGTGGCCGCCGGCGCGCTTGCGGCAGCTTTGTCCACCGCAGCCGGGTTACTGCTGGTGATCTCGAGTTCCGTGGCGCACGATTTGATGAAAAAAAGTCTCACGCCGGACATGGACGAGAAGACCGAGCTGCGCTGGGCGCGCGTGGCCTCGGGCGTGGCGGTCCTGATCGCCGGCTGGTTCGGGATCCACCCACCAGGATTTGTGGCCCAAGTCGTAGCCTTTGCTTTCGGACTGGCGGCCGCCTCGATCTTCCCGGCTGTCACGATGGGCATTTTCTCCAAGCGCATGAACCAGGCGGGGGCGATCGCCGGCATGGTCGCCGGGCTGACGTTTACCGCAGGCTACATCATCTACTTCAAATTCATCGTACCGGAGGCCAACACCAGTGAGCATTGGCTCTGGGGCATTTCGCCCGAAGGAATCGGCGCACTCGGCATGGTGATCAATTTTGCCATCGCCTACCTTGTGACTGCC
- a CDS encoding DUF4212 domain-containing protein: MSQSDRNAAYWRRNLQYLGGLLAVWFLVSFGFGILLREPLDAIQLGGFKLGFWFAQQGSIIVFVLLIFVYVGLMNRLDREFAPADKDVA; this comes from the coding sequence ATTTCCCAGAGCGATCGCAATGCGGCCTATTGGCGGCGTAACCTTCAATATCTGGGTGGCCTGCTCGCCGTCTGGTTTCTGGTCTCGTTCGGGTTCGGAATCCTCCTGCGCGAACCACTCGACGCGATTCAGCTCGGCGGCTTCAAGCTGGGCTTCTGGTTTGCCCAGCAAGGCTCGATTATCGTCTTTGTCCTCCTGATCTTCGTGTACGTCGGTCTGATGAACCGCCTGGACCGAGAATTCGCGCCGGCCGACAAGGACGTGGCCTGA
- a CDS encoding fumarylacetoacetate hydrolase family protein, whose protein sequence is MSFNLANKEGRAVLVHDGGIFDLERHTDGKWSSDPMAALARHGELHAIAAGLPASPDGPLVPGDLGPCVTRPSKIFGIGLNYRAHAEESGMEIGDHPPTFAKFPNCITGPMNDVIVFGPTTDWEAELVVVMGSHARDIAAADAWDHIAGLTCGQDISERVTQFHAKPPHFDLGKSFDTFGPIGPAVVSLDQFSNPADLKITCDINGTRKQDSRTSDLIFDIPALVEYLSGICSLEPGDLIFTGTPSGVGVASGEFLKPGDVITTEIEGIGTMTNRCVAR, encoded by the coding sequence ATGAGTTTCAATCTGGCCAATAAAGAAGGAAGAGCGGTACTGGTCCACGACGGCGGGATCTTCGACCTCGAGCGCCATACCGACGGAAAGTGGTCGTCCGACCCCATGGCGGCGCTCGCGCGTCACGGCGAACTGCATGCGATTGCTGCCGGCCTGCCAGCCTCTCCCGACGGACCACTCGTGCCCGGAGATCTTGGCCCGTGCGTTACCCGTCCGTCGAAGATCTTCGGCATCGGCCTGAATTACCGCGCCCACGCCGAGGAATCCGGCATGGAGATCGGCGACCATCCGCCGACTTTTGCCAAGTTCCCCAACTGCATCACCGGACCGATGAATGATGTGATCGTCTTCGGCCCGACGACCGACTGGGAGGCCGAGTTGGTGGTCGTTATGGGCAGCCACGCGCGCGATATCGCCGCCGCGGACGCCTGGGACCATATCGCAGGCCTGACCTGCGGGCAGGATATCTCCGAGCGCGTGACGCAATTCCATGCCAAGCCACCGCATTTCGATCTGGGTAAATCCTTTGACACCTTTGGCCCGATCGGGCCGGCGGTCGTTTCGCTGGATCAATTCAGCAATCCGGCTGATCTCAAGATCACCTGCGACATCAACGGCACGCGCAAACAGGATAGCCGCACCAGCGACCTGATCTTCGATATCCCGGCTCTGGTGGAATACCTCTCGGGAATCTGCTCGCTGGAACCCGGCGACCTGATCTTTACCGGCACGCCGTCGGGCGTGGGTGTCGCCAGCGGCGAGTTCCTCAAGCCAGGCGACGTGATCACCACCGAGATCGAAGGCATCGGCACCATGACCAATCGCTGCGTGGCGCGGTAG
- a CDS encoding alpha/beta hydrolase: MSEKWPTEKDVPVETDPITFEVDMAGDPESKKLALLLHGFPESKFSWRYQMPLLADQGYRVWAPNQRGYGHTTRPKGVKNYTIDHLVSDVEKLMAASGCEEILLVGHDWGGAVAWAFALNPPRPIDRLVIMNLPHPTIFGRSLRTRKQFMRSWYTIFFQIPGLPEKLLSLRDAEPIGRAFTEMAIDKSRFPTEVTDVYRRNALLPGALTGMVNWYRGARKTPPEWREVFQNPPVLETPTLMIWGEEDTALGIETTYGTEKLVRDFTLRYLPQVSHWVQQEAPEVVNRMLEAWLSGQPVPEAEAEKRIAP; this comes from the coding sequence ATGAGTGAGAAGTGGCCGACTGAAAAAGATGTGCCGGTCGAAACCGATCCGATCACTTTCGAGGTCGATATGGCAGGCGACCCCGAGAGCAAAAAACTCGCACTCCTCCTGCACGGATTCCCGGAGTCCAAGTTCTCCTGGCGGTATCAGATGCCGCTGCTGGCCGATCAAGGCTACCGCGTCTGGGCACCCAACCAACGTGGCTACGGGCACACGACTCGGCCTAAAGGCGTCAAGAACTATACAATTGATCACCTCGTGAGCGACGTGGAGAAATTGATGGCGGCCTCGGGCTGCGAAGAGATCCTGCTTGTCGGCCACGATTGGGGCGGCGCCGTTGCCTGGGCCTTCGCCCTCAATCCCCCACGCCCCATCGACCGACTGGTCATCATGAACCTGCCTCACCCCACCATCTTCGGTCGATCGCTGCGCACCCGCAAACAGTTCATGCGCTCGTGGTACACCATCTTCTTTCAAATCCCAGGATTGCCGGAGAAACTGCTCTCCCTGCGCGATGCGGAACCGATCGGACGTGCGTTCACGGAAATGGCCATCGACAAAAGCCGCTTTCCCACCGAGGTAACCGACGTCTATCGCCGAAACGCCCTGCTACCCGGTGCCCTGACGGGCATGGTCAATTGGTACCGGGGAGCCCGCAAGACGCCGCCGGAGTGGCGCGAGGTCTTTCAGAATCCACCCGTGCTGGAGACGCCCACTCTGATGATCTGGGGCGAAGAGGATACCGCGCTCGGCATCGAGACCACCTATGGCACCGAGAAACTTGTACGGGACTTTACACTGCGCTACCTCCCGCAGGTATCCCATTGGGTGCAGCAGGAAGCACCCGAAGTCGTCAACCGCATGCTGGAGGCCTGGCTGTCAGGCCAACCGGTCCCGGAAGCAGAAGCAGAAAAGAGAATCGCACCATGA
- a CDS encoding GNAT family N-acetyltransferase: protein MQISTRGAQASDAAFIAWVQLAAGRGHCERGFFDLAFTATGSELLDDIEALVVAPALSFHHWSRFLIAEVDGQPAAALSGYEPAKTGDEELLLAYGDAAKQRGWEEDFFAGMEPRIAPLLECMTPTPEDHWVVEWVATLPEYRGRGLVAGLLQEMLERGRGLDYKAAQISIMIGNDAAQRAYESAGFTVVDEKTSPQLDDLLGTPGFRRLRQTI, encoded by the coding sequence ATGCAGATTTCGACAAGAGGGGCGCAGGCCTCGGACGCCGCCTTCATTGCCTGGGTGCAATTGGCTGCGGGACGAGGACACTGCGAAAGAGGTTTTTTTGACCTCGCATTCACCGCGACCGGCTCCGAACTTCTGGACGATATCGAGGCACTGGTGGTCGCCCCGGCCCTCTCCTTTCACCATTGGTCCAGATTCCTGATCGCCGAGGTAGATGGTCAGCCCGCGGCGGCACTTTCCGGCTATGAACCCGCAAAAACCGGCGACGAAGAACTTTTGCTGGCCTACGGCGATGCGGCAAAGCAGCGGGGTTGGGAAGAGGACTTTTTTGCGGGCATGGAGCCGCGCATTGCCCCTCTTCTGGAATGCATGACACCCACCCCGGAAGATCATTGGGTCGTGGAGTGGGTCGCGACCCTTCCCGAATACCGAGGTCGTGGTCTCGTAGCCGGGTTGCTGCAGGAGATGCTGGAACGCGGGCGTGGTCTGGATTACAAGGCGGCGCAGATCAGCATCATGATCGGCAACGATGCGGCCCAGCGAGCATACGAATCAGCGGGCTTTACGGTCGTCGATGAAAAGACCTCACCCCAGCTGGACGACCTCCTCGGCACACCCGGATTTCGGCGCCTCCGCCAGACAATCTGA
- a CDS encoding DUF4215 domain-containing protein → MISSRLGIPPGAAAGRSGLIGIATVLLILLAPGATAAQNIIIQNDDAPGEGLNDSTAAAPVGGNTATTLGAQRLAAFNQGAQVVASRLQLTVDVVVSAEFDPLYCDGNGAVLGSAGPKAAYRLEGDVYYTAAQANHIFGYDLSPGEHEINARFNADYGVSCPTANTQNGNGWYYGLDGNPGSGQIDFITIVSHEILHGLGFLSLANASTGAKFNGYDDAYMRLLEDGSTGTSWSVMTNAERQASATDTGDLLWTGSAVTSAAGTFSAGVSGGLVQMFAPATLQGGSSVSHFDTAASPNQLMEPYYTGPDQNLGAAAELLADLGWTIVGECAAPNCDYCTGNTCSGCSSGYILDSGGTCVTACPEGEQGVVDQDVQCQIISGCGDGIVDSNEECDDNNQQDRDGCSRRCQTEESQDADQQKCLALQLSYLGKAAKTQGNENRLCIKTDGKAKLAPMSAEECLSADRKNKILKLKVKLVQSQSDPDKGRCLVEPEFGYKSGDGLIDAVTPEGIEFLHESLASATDLAATIVDATQPENKGLALCQATILKASDKIVDTYIKNFATCAKKGLRAKLASDRIVSATTLESCWGYGADKIFKAVEKHALLNGKKCADKGADWRDAVAGDCRNASNEEDFASCVQRLAACRSCRMLNGGLELGMDCDLADDASANSSCTND, encoded by the coding sequence GTGATTAGCTCTCGTCTCGGAATTCCCCCCGGCGCAGCGGCCGGCCGGAGCGGACTCATCGGCATTGCCACGGTCCTGCTGATCCTGCTCGCGCCTGGCGCGACCGCAGCACAAAATATAATCATCCAGAACGACGATGCGCCCGGCGAGGGCCTCAATGACTCCACCGCCGCTGCGCCCGTGGGAGGAAATACGGCAACGACCCTCGGCGCTCAGAGGCTGGCCGCCTTTAATCAAGGAGCTCAGGTCGTTGCGAGCCGGCTCCAACTCACAGTCGATGTCGTAGTCAGTGCCGAGTTCGACCCTCTCTACTGCGACGGGAACGGCGCCGTTCTCGGCTCTGCCGGTCCTAAGGCGGCCTACCGCCTCGAGGGCGATGTCTACTACACGGCTGCACAAGCCAACCACATTTTTGGCTACGATCTTTCCCCCGGGGAACATGAGATCAACGCACGGTTCAACGCAGACTACGGCGTCAGCTGCCCGACGGCCAACACGCAAAACGGAAACGGCTGGTACTACGGCCTCGACGGAAACCCCGGCTCGGGACAGATTGATTTTATCACAATCGTCAGCCACGAAATCCTGCACGGGCTCGGGTTTCTCTCGCTGGCCAACGCCAGCACAGGCGCGAAGTTCAATGGCTACGACGACGCCTACATGCGGCTTCTGGAGGACGGGAGCACCGGCACAAGCTGGAGCGTGATGACCAATGCCGAACGGCAGGCTTCTGCGACCGATACTGGCGACCTCCTCTGGACGGGTTCCGCGGTCACTTCCGCCGCGGGCACCTTCTCCGCTGGAGTATCCGGCGGCCTGGTGCAAATGTTTGCTCCCGCGACCTTGCAAGGCGGTTCGAGTGTCTCGCACTTCGACACGGCTGCCAGTCCAAATCAGTTGATGGAGCCCTACTACACGGGCCCCGACCAAAACCTCGGAGCCGCTGCAGAGCTTTTGGCCGATCTTGGATGGACCATTGTCGGAGAATGCGCGGCGCCGAACTGCGACTATTGCACAGGTAATACCTGCTCCGGTTGTTCGTCAGGCTATATTCTCGATTCTGGCGGCACCTGTGTCACCGCGTGCCCCGAGGGCGAACAAGGCGTCGTCGACCAGGACGTGCAATGCCAAATTATTTCCGGTTGCGGCGACGGCATCGTCGACTCGAACGAAGAGTGTGATGACAACAACCAGCAGGACCGGGATGGTTGTTCGCGAAGGTGCCAAACCGAGGAGTCTCAGGACGCCGACCAGCAGAAATGCCTCGCACTACAACTTTCCTATTTGGGCAAAGCTGCCAAAACTCAGGGCAATGAAAACCGCCTCTGCATCAAGACGGATGGCAAGGCTAAATTGGCGCCGATGTCCGCTGAGGAATGTCTATCCGCGGATCGCAAAAACAAGATCCTGAAGTTGAAGGTCAAACTAGTGCAATCGCAGTCGGATCCGGACAAGGGTCGCTGCCTCGTTGAACCGGAGTTCGGCTACAAATCCGGCGACGGACTGATCGACGCGGTAACACCCGAAGGCATAGAGTTTCTTCACGAAAGTCTGGCCTCTGCAACCGACTTGGCGGCAACGATCGTCGATGCCACGCAGCCAGAAAACAAAGGCCTCGCCCTCTGTCAGGCAACGATCCTCAAGGCCAGCGACAAGATCGTGGATACGTATATCAAAAACTTCGCCACCTGTGCCAAGAAGGGCCTGCGCGCGAAGCTCGCCAGCGATCGAATCGTCTCGGCTACGACCCTTGAGTCGTGCTGGGGTTACGGTGCCGACAAGATTTTCAAGGCCGTCGAAAAACATGCGCTGCTCAATGGCAAAAAGTGCGCTGACAAGGGCGCCGACTGGCGCGACGCTGTCGCCGGCGATTGTCGGAACGCCAGCAATGAGGAGGATTTCGCGTCCTGCGTGCAGAGGTTGGCGGCCTGTCGAAGCTGCCGCATGCTGAATGGGGGGCTCGAATTGGGGATGGATTGCGACCTCGCGGACGATGCCTCGGCAAATTCCAGTTGCACCAACGACTGA
- a CDS encoding acyl-CoA dehydrogenase has translation MALVLTEEQQILQKTAQEFIAANAPLTQLRKLRDSNDDLGFSRELWKEMAQLGWVGLAEEEAYGGSGLGAAELGILFEECGRTLAATPMLSTAVLGAGCIRLGGSSEIKSEILPAVALGDKLLALAMDEGPRFSPYSIETTATKAEDGYTVSGRKAFVLDGHTADHIVVVARSSGASGDRDGLTLLLVDRAAPGLKIQRTTMIDTRNAAIVELAEVSVPASRVLGEVGHGADILDLVIETGTACLCAEMLGAMSYSFDTTVSYLKTREQFGVKIGSFQGLKHRAAHMFAELELARSVSLEVLRAIDENGNDVPTLVSVAKARCSDAANLLSREMLQMHGGIGMTDEADIGFFLKRAQVTEQTLGNGDYHRDRFASLQGY, from the coding sequence GTGGCTTTGGTTTTGACAGAAGAACAGCAAATCCTGCAAAAAACAGCGCAGGAATTCATCGCGGCAAACGCCCCGCTCACCCAGTTGCGCAAGCTCCGGGACAGCAACGACGATCTCGGATTCTCGAGAGAGCTCTGGAAGGAAATGGCACAGCTGGGCTGGGTTGGCCTTGCCGAGGAAGAAGCCTACGGCGGTAGCGGTCTCGGTGCCGCGGAACTGGGGATTCTTTTCGAGGAATGTGGTCGCACCCTTGCCGCTACCCCGATGCTGTCCACGGCCGTGCTCGGCGCGGGCTGTATTCGGCTGGGTGGGTCGAGCGAAATCAAATCCGAAATTCTCCCGGCCGTCGCCTTGGGAGACAAGCTCCTGGCTCTCGCCATGGACGAGGGCCCACGATTCTCTCCATACTCGATCGAGACAACCGCCACCAAAGCGGAAGATGGTTATACGGTCAGCGGGCGCAAGGCATTCGTGCTCGACGGACATACAGCCGATCATATCGTGGTCGTTGCGCGCTCATCGGGGGCGAGCGGCGATCGGGATGGTCTTACCCTCCTCCTCGTGGACCGAGCGGCTCCGGGGCTCAAGATCCAGCGGACGACGATGATCGACACCCGCAACGCCGCCATTGTGGAGCTTGCCGAGGTTTCGGTGCCGGCGTCCCGAGTCCTGGGCGAGGTGGGCCACGGGGCCGATATCCTGGACCTCGTGATCGAGACGGGCACGGCATGCCTTTGTGCCGAAATGCTGGGGGCGATGTCCTACAGTTTCGATACGACCGTTTCGTATTTGAAGACCCGTGAACAATTCGGAGTGAAAATCGGCTCCTTTCAGGGCCTGAAGCACCGAGCCGCTCATATGTTTGCCGAATTGGAACTGGCACGTTCCGTCTCGCTCGAGGTCCTGCGAGCCATCGACGAAAACGGGAATGACGTGCCGACTCTCGTATCGGTCGCCAAGGCGAGGTGCTCGGATGCCGCCAACCTGCTCAGTCGCGAGATGCTTCAAATGCACGGGGGAATCGGGATGACCGATGAGGCGGATATTGGATTCTTCCTCAAACGCGCGCAGGTAACCGAGCAAACACTTGGCAACGGCGACTATCACCGGGATCGGTTTGCCAGCCTTCAGGGGTACTGA
- a CDS encoding acyl-CoA dehydrogenase family protein — protein sequence MEPFEEFRQEVRGWLDENCPPGMRLPQKGVEGPAWGSPEFDEAADVWRVRMSEKGWTCPTWPVAFGGGGLDADHTKILQQEMGRIGTSNPVMSFGTHMLGPVLLEYASDEQKKRFLPDITAGNVVWAQGYSEPGSGSDLASLQTRAIRDGDEFVINGQKIWTTNADQADWMFCLVRTDPEAPKHEGISFILFDLKSDGVTIAPIELISGRSEFCEVFFDSVRARADNLVGKPGDGWTIAKRLLQHERSMISGTGGGGGRDKQRPQREEPAHPIRSLADLALPYIGEENGKLADPFIRARATQAEMDNICLGLTARRTSQESRQAKGPGNASSMFKWYATELNKRREELKMDFRGSQALGWDGDGFTQPELQSTRQWLRSKGNSIEGGTSEVQMNVIAKRVLGLPD from the coding sequence ATGGAACCTTTCGAAGAATTCCGACAGGAAGTGCGAGGCTGGCTCGACGAAAACTGCCCTCCTGGAATGCGTCTGCCGCAGAAGGGTGTCGAGGGTCCCGCCTGGGGATCCCCCGAATTCGATGAGGCCGCCGACGTCTGGCGTGTCCGCATGTCCGAAAAAGGTTGGACCTGCCCTACCTGGCCGGTGGCCTTTGGCGGAGGCGGACTCGACGCCGACCACACCAAAATCCTTCAGCAGGAAATGGGACGTATCGGGACCTCCAATCCTGTGATGAGCTTTGGCACTCATATGCTCGGGCCTGTGCTTCTCGAATACGCGAGCGACGAACAGAAGAAACGCTTCCTTCCCGATATTACCGCCGGAAACGTCGTCTGGGCGCAGGGCTATAGCGAGCCGGGCTCCGGCTCGGACCTGGCAAGCCTGCAGACACGCGCCATCCGCGATGGCGACGAATTTGTCATCAACGGCCAAAAGATCTGGACCACCAACGCCGATCAAGCCGACTGGATGTTCTGCCTCGTTCGAACTGATCCCGAAGCCCCCAAACACGAAGGCATCAGCTTTATCCTTTTCGATCTGAAAAGTGATGGCGTCACGATCGCGCCGATCGAACTGATCAGCGGTCGCTCAGAATTCTGCGAGGTTTTCTTCGACAGCGTCCGCGCCCGGGCGGACAATCTCGTCGGCAAGCCGGGCGACGGCTGGACCATCGCCAAGCGACTCCTCCAACATGAGCGCAGCATGATCTCCGGCACTGGTGGCGGTGGCGGGCGAGACAAGCAACGCCCCCAGCGCGAGGAACCCGCGCACCCGATCCGCAGTCTCGCCGACCTCGCGCTACCTTATATCGGCGAGGAAAATGGCAAGCTGGCCGACCCCTTTATCAGGGCACGAGCAACACAGGCGGAGATGGACAATATCTGTTTGGGCCTGACCGCCCGACGGACCAGTCAGGAATCCCGGCAAGCAAAGGGACCGGGCAACGCCTCGTCCATGTTCAAATGGTACGCCACCGAGCTGAACAAACGCCGCGAAGAGCTGAAGATGGACTTCCGTGGCTCTCAGGCGCTGGGTTGGGACGGCGACGGCTTCACCCAGCCCGAGCTGCAAAGCACCCGCCAATGGCTTCGCTCGAAAGGCAATTCGATCGAGGGCGGCACCTCCGAGGTGCAGATGAATGTGATCGCCAAGCGCGTGCTCGGCCTCCCCGATTGA
- a CDS encoding alpha/beta hydrolase, with protein sequence MMMIFVSLIVGVVIFWLLARFKLAGQDLGVFDEPRPATFGGRVAASPEHAAVVERILKLGAGARGRVGQSERIRRMRDALEQAFGQTEVDAEICPMSAGGVPAEWVLSSGADPNRRMLYLHGGAFMAGSPKSHRPLTARLSAENGAAVLSVDYRLMPENRRLDCLADCAAAYRWILENGPGGKAPLDTLFVGGDSAGGNLALAVIAWARDEGLRPADAAVAFSPLTDSTYSAPSLRSNLATDPMLAETFRQVQRLPRSLLLWGSFLLMRVRPQDPRVSPVFGSLAGLPPVLVQASTAEVLLDDGRRWVNKASAEGTDATLQCWPGLVHVFQAFVPDLPEANEAIAEVRKFFDLHAPRSADGRGGSKVSEGA encoded by the coding sequence ATGATGATGATTTTCGTTTCCTTGATCGTTGGCGTGGTGATTTTCTGGCTGCTGGCTCGGTTCAAATTGGCGGGGCAGGATCTTGGCGTTTTTGACGAGCCCCGTCCGGCGACTTTCGGCGGAAGGGTCGCGGCAAGTCCCGAACATGCAGCCGTTGTGGAACGGATCCTCAAGCTCGGCGCAGGCGCACGAGGGCGCGTCGGTCAGTCAGAGCGTATCCGTCGCATGCGCGATGCTCTGGAGCAGGCTTTTGGCCAGACCGAGGTCGATGCCGAAATCTGTCCGATGAGCGCAGGCGGAGTTCCGGCCGAATGGGTGTTGTCCTCCGGCGCGGATCCGAACCGTCGGATGCTCTACCTTCACGGTGGCGCCTTCATGGCCGGGAGTCCGAAAAGCCACCGCCCGTTGACGGCGCGCCTGTCGGCCGAGAACGGTGCGGCTGTATTGTCGGTCGATTATCGCTTGATGCCCGAAAACCGGCGGCTGGATTGTCTCGCGGATTGCGCCGCCGCCTACCGCTGGATTCTCGAAAATGGTCCAGGGGGTAAAGCGCCGCTCGACACACTTTTTGTGGGTGGTGATTCGGCCGGCGGGAATCTCGCTCTCGCGGTGATCGCCTGGGCGCGCGATGAAGGCCTCCGTCCGGCAGACGCAGCGGTGGCCTTTTCGCCGCTCACCGACTCTACCTACAGCGCACCAAGCCTGCGCTCGAATCTCGCAACGGATCCAATGTTGGCCGAGACCTTCCGACAGGTGCAGAGGTTGCCCCGTTCTCTCCTGCTTTGGGGAAGCTTTCTCCTCATGCGAGTGCGTCCACAGGACCCTCGCGTATCTCCGGTGTTTGGCTCGCTCGCCGGCCTGCCGCCCGTGCTGGTGCAGGCGAGCACCGCAGAAGTTTTACTTGACGACGGTCGGCGTTGGGTGAACAAGGCGAGCGCGGAAGGAACAGACGCAACCCTGCAATGCTGGCCGGGACTCGTCCACGTCTTTCAGGCATTTGTGCCGGATCTGCCAGAGGCGAACGAGGCGATTGCCGAGGTCCGGAAGTTCTTTGATCTCCACGCGCCCCGATCGGCTGACGGGCGGGGAGGGAGCAAAGTTTCCGAAGGAGCTTGA
- the secG gene encoding preprotein translocase subunit SecG, whose amino-acid sequence MAITIVHILSCFFLIGVVLLQTGKGADAGAAFGGGSSQTVFGSSGAGNLLTRLTTGTAILFMVTSLGLTWLSTRSLTVSVTDSAPVEAPPLAQPIDPLPLEVAPAEPADQVAPGSAPAAVAKPIAEAGSPAAQRAEDAPLEAEAAN is encoded by the coding sequence ATGGCAATCACAATCGTGCACATTCTATCGTGCTTTTTCCTGATCGGCGTGGTGCTGCTGCAGACCGGGAAAGGTGCTGATGCAGGAGCCGCTTTTGGCGGCGGTTCGAGTCAAACGGTTTTCGGCTCCTCGGGCGCCGGCAACCTTCTGACCCGACTGACCACTGGCACCGCGATCCTCTTCATGGTGACGTCATTGGGCCTGACCTGGCTATCGACCCGAAGCCTCACGGTATCGGTGACAGACAGTGCGCCGGTCGAAGCACCGCCGCTGGCCCAGCCGATCGACCCGCTGCCTCTGGAAGTAGCTCCGGCGGAACCCGCCGATCAAGTAGCGCCCGGGTCCGCGCCCGCAGCCGTCGCCAAGCCGATCGCGGAAGCAGGAAGCCCTGCCGCGCAGAGAGCCGAAGACGCGCCGCTGGAGGCAGAGGCAGCCAACTAG